A window of the Thermoleophilia bacterium SCSIO 60948 genome harbors these coding sequences:
- a CDS encoding EfeM/EfeO family lipoprotein codes for MNRSPFRRPRPGRTVLVLLALAATLLLAACGSDDGAETAEGGGSTATTASAGPAELSGEEQAAVDEYRRYAIENADELVTETDEFLDLVAEGDIEAAKRQYIIARLPFERIEPVAGALGDLDPSLDAREGDVDPKTWGGFHLFEKKLWVEEDVSGLDEYIDETRADVRELQELAPDLELTPADIAQGSIDLLGEVSASKITGEEERYSHLDLYDFEANVEGSETAFDAVAPLVGDPELEDEVSQRFADVYDLLERYEEGAEYVSYEEVDQAGRRELSQGLDALAEPLSQAAGEVKG; via the coding sequence TTGAACAGATCACCATTTCGCCGACCGCGGCCAGGCCGCACCGTTCTCGTTCTCCTCGCCCTCGCGGCGACCCTGCTGCTCGCGGCGTGCGGGAGCGACGACGGCGCGGAGACCGCTGAGGGCGGTGGATCGACCGCTACGACCGCGAGCGCGGGGCCTGCGGAGCTCTCCGGTGAGGAGCAGGCGGCGGTCGACGAGTACCGCCGCTACGCGATCGAGAACGCCGACGAGCTCGTGACCGAGACCGATGAGTTCCTCGACCTCGTCGCCGAGGGCGACATCGAGGCCGCGAAGCGGCAGTACATCATCGCCCGGCTCCCGTTCGAGCGGATCGAGCCGGTCGCGGGCGCTCTCGGCGATCTCGACCCCTCGCTCGACGCCCGCGAGGGCGACGTCGATCCGAAGACCTGGGGCGGCTTCCACCTCTTCGAGAAGAAGCTCTGGGTCGAGGAGGACGTCTCCGGGCTCGACGAGTACATCGACGAGACGCGCGCCGACGTCCGCGAGCTCCAGGAGCTGGCACCCGATCTCGAGCTGACGCCGGCCGACATCGCCCAGGGGTCGATCGACCTGCTCGGCGAGGTCTCGGCCTCGAAGATCACGGGCGAGGAGGAGCGCTACTCCCACCTCGACCTCTACGACTTCGAGGCCAACGTCGAGGGCTCGGAGACGGCGTTCGACGCCGTCGCGCCGCTCGTCGGCGACCCCGAGCTCGAGGACGAGGTCTCGCAGCGCTTCGCCGACGTCTACGACCTGCTCGAGCGCTACGAGGAGGGCGCCGAGTACGTCTCCTACGAGGAGGTCGACCAGGCCGGCCGGCGCGAGCTCTCGCAGGGCCTCGACGCCCTCGCCGAGCCGCTCTCGCAGGCCGCCGGCGAGGTCAAGGGGTAG